In Zonotrichia leucophrys gambelii isolate GWCS_2022_RI chromosome 15, RI_Zleu_2.0, whole genome shotgun sequence, the DNA window TGCTCATCACTACTAAGTAATGTCATTATTTAACATAGATCTATTTCCTCTACTTTCAGAAATGTCATGAGATAGCCTTGGCAGTGATCTTGGTTGTGTAAAGCTACTGTCTTCAATCCAGCTGTACATGGCTGGGAGCAGACCTCTGAATATGATGGTTAGCCCCAAAAATCATCTACTCACTAAAAAGTGATTTGTGGGGAGGGAAATAATCCTGAGATCTGTCAGACAATAaaacctgggcacagctctaGTGCATCAGAGGGGTCTTACCTGCAGTGAGAGTGTGACTGTGAGCAGCCCTAGAGCCAAGGCCATCACAGCATAGTTCTTCCACAGCAGAGTCTTCCTCCCTGCACGCTCGATGAGGAAGCCCTgcaagcaggaggagatggggcagctcccagggccagcctgggggcagcctgggagctgctccaccTCTGCCTTCACTGGggcctgagcagctccaggagctgggaccCCCAAGTCTGGcccaggatgggctgggattttgATAGAAAGgctctcagctttctccagAAGCTCAACAGAACTGTCCATGTTCATCTGATGGGTTCCATGGTTGATTTGTTACAAAAATTTGACTCCTGAAGCTCCATTTACTGTACTTTTTCACTCCTGAAGCTCCATTTACTCTATTTCTAAAGATCAAAATGAGCAATGTATTACAACAGTacaaaattcagctgaaaagcCACTTACACACAGAACTGTGGAGAGGATCTCAGTGGTCCCAATCCCCAGGGAGACATAATGGGTTTGAGCAGGGGGGATTCCAGCCTTTGTAAAGATGCTGTATGCATAAGAGTAAACCTGGAAAGAATAGACATTTGTGAAAGCTGTGCACATGTGGCCATGTTTATGCTAGCATCTGTCTTTTGGGACAGTGTTGCATGGCTttgcaagggttcctcagggtgagagagatagaTGAGAATCttgcttcatgatcagaaggctggatttattaatttattatatataatacattaagactatactatcaggaatagagagaaaagttcagaagctgctatcctaagaatagaataggaatagAATCCACAATGTTCTGTGTCGGAGAATCTTGCACAGAAATGgcttaaaaggcagctgtgaggagcaaattctcacagcctgtttctgtaaacagcagaagttctcaagttgtttttaataacaagtaaatatcttgtccttggataaggtatgggaaagcaaaagtgacaaacatgaaggcctcGAGAACCTTTCATACCAGggttctcaggcagttttctcataacaggtaaacattctatctttggctgttttgggaaagtaaaagtaagttttgagaacacgaatcttggtattgaaaacaaaaggaggggttggtgtgtaatctctgACCTATCGTGAGctcggattttgcaatatgcatgaagtgaattaacactgttataaaaggtgtctGATTTGGTCAATAAATCGAAGTCGATGCTCATCAATCGGATGGTCGTCTCCCTCCACTTCAacagttctgtgtccaggcagaaagcaagaaagctctcctgtgagtggtcagtaaatccaaacactcacagaagaccaatcacagatgcacctgttgcattccacagcagcagataattattgtttacattcttcttctggggcctcagcttcccagaagaggaaaaatcccaaagaaaggatttttatgaaaaaatgtcgGTGACAGGACAGAAAACAACTAACCAGACCTtaacaaaatagaaaataatcttATCCTAACAGCATAATCCATAGAAATGCCTTCAGAAGACACTATAACGCAGCTCTAGACTTATCCCAGGTCCCAAAATTCCAGGGGGGGAAAGATTGTGACAAACAGCACCAAGGGCTCCCTCCTTAGGGCAGTGCTGCCCTCACTCGCAgcccctggcagaggctgctttGGCTGAGGAGCCTGCAGGGGCAGAGAGGGCCCTGCACGTACCACGTTGGCCCCCAGGAGCTGGATGCAGGACACCACGAGCAGCAGGGTGATGAGCTGCCAGCGCACGGCTCTGTCCCGCAGCAGGTCCCACACGCCCTTGGCCTTCTCGCCGCCGATGGCTCTCTGCTCTGACACCATGTCATTGATCTCAGCCATGTGGTCCCCGtccccccagagctgcttcacAGCTGCAAGGACAGGAGGAGCACACACATGAGTCCAGAAGATGATTTCCTGCTTTGCAGAGTATCTTATTGGAACGTCATGCTCTTTTCTTGTGTGACCTTCCTAGAGATCAGGGCTCAGATATGACACAGGTCCAGATTTACCCATATATCTTAATATGACCTCACTTGtggccacatttctcttcacatagaaaagcaaggcacaacttcccaaagattttttaagattcacattctctgaacctcagagaaagagaaaacaattcttatctcatttactgctcctgtgttttaGAGGAAATAGAATGCATTGTAGAAGAGCGTTTACCTAACAAGAATTGGTAATTAGATTCTAGTGTGAGTCTTTTAATTCATGAACCAATTAAATCCACATGTGTGTCGAGACTGTCAACTGACAGTCACAATATCCTGTGCAGTTGATGTAGTATTTGTGCagtttcagtttagatgtaatgtaatacagaataataaatagatatattataatattgtatTATTGTAATAGTATTTTACAAATAATACAAATATAGTATTATTTGTAATATAATAGAGTAATTAACTAATCTTCTAATATCCATAGAATCCTCCTTGTTATTTCTCCTTTCGTTGGGGTTGCTTTAATTTCTGATACTGTCCTTTGGCCAATAGCTGCTGACAGTCTTGCAATGTAAGTCACACTTACATTCTTACCAATCCTTCCCTGAACACCTTCCTGCTAAAGGTGCTGTTCTAGTGCACACTCCAAAACACAGACAAGATAAAATGACTCCTACATATAAAAAATAAGTTTACATTAAGGAGTTCTATCTTTTGATAGTTAAATAcctattgtatttgcagggaatgccccgacgaaggcaggaatgatgcatctgactccatgttctcagaaggccaatttattactttataatgtTATATTgaagaatactatactatactatactatactatactatactatactatactatactaaagaatacagaaaaaatgctTACTGAAttctaaaaagataataatgaaaactcgtgactttccagagtcctggcacagcttggcactgattggccaatgaaacaaaacagctcagagcagaaaccaatggaacaatcacctgtgggtaaacaatctccaaacacattccagatgagcaaaacacaggagaagcaaatgagataagaattgttttcctttttctctgaggcttctcaacttcccaggagaaaaatcctgggcaaagggatttttcagaaaatgtgaatgtgacacaAACAGAAGAGGCTGACTTTCATTTAAGCTGAAGATACTTTCAGAGTCAAAACACCAAGAGTCTTTTTCCCACCTGGACCTTTCTTCCAGGCTCACCTGGGGCTTTAcagtgttttctcctttttcccaaaaTGAATGCTTTAAGTCCCATTTCCTCACCTTTGATGCATGCCTCCTTGTCCTTCAGGTCAATGAGCAGGTAGCGGGGAGAGTCTGGGAAGAAGGGGAGGGTGAGAAGCTGAAAAAGGACAGGGACTGCATTGGCTGCCAGCAGAACGGGCCAGAGAGCCTCCACTCCAAGAACTTCTCTGGAACAAAAGCAGCAGGGTTAGAGAGGCTGAGGCACGGtgtgagcagaggcagagccaggctcatccccagccctgctggccgTGTCCCTGTTGGgatctctagctggtcagaggGACCCCAAGAAAAgttccaaagtctcttttctcagcccagtgcttgaagaaggagtcagagctcttcatttctcgcTCTCAAGGTTGTtcattgtttcttatctataaaaaattttctcctgccctcccgaggtctgtccagcaggacagttccaggcactctgcctgccccagggcagtgttgtGTCTTTATgctaaaaactacgtgtacaatgtttgcaattacttcccaataccgatcacctgtgttagacagtgagcttctactctaaaccaatctgtgagtgccaacatcacagcaggagatggaggccaagaagaagaaggagaaaggctggacacactcagttccctccatcttgcctcctgaacccccataccaaaaccctaaaatctacttttccaccccgtgataacttcactattattctacctgaactgttgtggcttgctgatcttcatctaaggttggtaatttgctccaagggtcataatcaaacccacaggtgttttgggctctgtgccagggtccctgagccccctggcagggtcctggacagcagagggatgttctggggtCCCAcatgtcccagcagctcctgctgggagtCTCTGGCAGGGAGTGCAGAGGGgccccacctgcagcacaggagctgctcagtgctggcacagcaaggCCACCCGTGTCCTCCCTGTGTCCTGAGGGCTCGcaggtgtgaaaaatgcctattttatgGCTGGCTTtgtgcaaatattcaaatgaatattatatgtgctgtgttagaaagttatgctcTATTAATTCCCTTAAGTAGTGcattaaatacagttttaggttataacaatatgttaaaatagaaacgatgctatggaggatactttttttctaaagaaaggactcacactgagatagcagccacaggccacctgaatctttcagagaaagagaatttattgctccattatcaggagaaatgaacttgtTCCTGCCTGGCTTGGGCAGGATGATGCCATCAGGCTtaggaggaagaagttgacactgcccagacagaatcctgtgtttgaatggaatttatgcatcatggatgaggtgtatgaatatgcaacaggctgttgcttttaagggttaatcctctgttaatgtgggtcctttttcagacttattttgcccagaaaaggtacccggacatccataactctttgtttctattgtcgcatattgtcctaattcaaattgtccaaattattattactctaattgtatttctatttttaaaaccattttattactattaaacatctaaaattttaaaaacaagtgattggcgtttttcacacagGTACCAACAATTCCAACACAAGTGCTAAGGAAAACCTGCAGGGGCTGATTCCTCTGCTTCTCATCCAAATAGGCTCCATTATATAATTACCAGATCTGTGAGTTACCAGACTGGTACTGACTGCCCTAAATagcagcccctgggcacaggaatACATTGatatatgcatgtattttaACAACAGAAGAAACTGAGTATGTTTCAGACTCTCTTACCTGAGACCCAGAGCAAATCCTACAAATTTTCCAAGAGCAGAGAAGGTGGAAGCTGTTATGGCAATCAGCCCGCGGAGCCTCCGTGGGGCACATTCCCCAGCGTACATGATATGGACATTCTGAGTCAAACCTGCAGGGACAAAGGGCTGTGAGGGCCATGCaaaccctcccagctctggtgtTTTGGAGGGCACCACTCTGTAGGGTTGGCTCTCAGATTCATTTTGATCTGTGCTGAGGATGTGGCTGCCTGACATGAAGCATGTGCCCCATAAGGCCAATATTTGCTAAATATTTCACTAAGTAAGTGTGGGCCTGTAAGAAATCCATCCTTCAGCAGGCTGGCCTTCCTTACATTGTTTCCTACAGCCCCATACACAGACAAGGCTGTGGTTACTCCCTCTAGTcttaaatgacatttttcagtGGCTATGTGCCTTATTTTCTGCTTGAAACCACCAAGTTGGCAAATGCTGTACATTCTCTTAGCTCagtgaattaattaatttttatcctctcaattttttttttctggttagtATTATCTTTATCCAACTGCTCAGAGATCAAAAGCACTGACAGAATGTAACCTTCTGAGGCATCTGGGAATTAGAATTGAAAATTCTAATTGAATTGGCTTGAAAACCATTGCCTTGTCTGTAATGTGGAGGGCAGCATCAGCCACAGTGAAAAGCAATAGGAGCCACAGAGGCCAGTTCTCTATTGAGTGAGCATGCTTCCCTGAAATATTGTATGTTTTGGCTTTTTCAGAAGTTGGCAGTATCTTTTGTATGGACTGGATGTAAAGatagaagaaatagaaatggaGATGTCATAGATAACTAATTTAATTATGTTTGTGGTTTCTTATTTAGTTAAAACTGCACTCAGCTATCATGCTCTCTGCAGAATGTAGTAAAAAATCTGTGATCTGTTCACTCAGCCTGGTGAGTCCTTGTGACCATGAGTCACTGCTCTTCCCACTCTTTAATACCACAGGTAGGAATGGCAATTTACCTCCACAGACTCCAGAAAATAACCTTCCAGCAATGATCATCTCAAAAGATCCACAGAGCCGGCTGAGTCCCATCAGAGctgcacccagcagagcagggatgttgGAGAGCAGCATGGCCTTCTTCCTGGAATTCATCCAAATTCATGTCAGCATGAGCACTGCCCTGGCCTCActcacagcctggcaggagggGCATGAGCTGTACCATGGTACTGACCCAGTGCTGGCTTCTGGGACCAGCTGAAGTAAATGGGAAATGGCAATGGGGAAatgtgatggtgctcacaggggtccgaggatgagggaagagatgaggatctgactccatgtttcagaaggctgatttattattttattatatatatgatattaaaactatactaaaagaatagaagaaattatttcatcagaaggctggctaagaatagaaaaagaaggaatgataacaaaagctcgTGACTCTCAGAGaatccgagccagctgggctgtgattggccattaattagaaacaaccacatgagcccaatcacagatgcacctgttgcattccacagcagcagataatcaatgtttacattttgctcctgaggcctctcagcttctcaggaggaaaaatcctaaggaaaggattttccataaaacataTCTGTGACAGGGAAACTTGTCACAGACTGATCAGTGAGTTGAAGGTTTTGATGCTCCAGTAGAGTCAATATGTATACTGGAGAGCAAGCTTTGTGAGTGGTTGTCTCTgaaattctctttaaaatgcaTGTACTTCTTGTATGGCCTCCCTGGACTGGATTTGTTTTGGACTTTATAAGGCAGAGGGTATGATTTTCCTTGTGATCACTGGCAGATTTTCCATTCTGTGCCTTCACTATACTGGTCTTATATTGGaaaccctgggctgctcccagtgccacattCTAGCAGTGTTTCTCCTGAGACAcagtttattttcctgcagcagtggctgtgaaCAGAAGGGCTGGTGTAACCCTGCCTACCTTCCAAAGCGAACACACAGGaacccagcacaggaggagcccaggAGCCCCCCAATGCTGTAGATGGACACAATGAGGGACCACATCAAAGTGACCATATCTGCACTGGGAGAGGAGCCATATCTCTTCAGCCAGGTCTCATGGATGAAACTCTGGAtgtactttaaaagaaaaaaaaaaacaaaaaatggacTTGTCAACATGTTTTTGCATAATTgcactgctttttaaattctcttACCTGTTTATTGGTGTTTTTGGTACATTTCTATCAATAACCTTGGTTGAAATCTCAGTCCCAATGGAATCAATGGGAATTTTGCCAGTAACATCCTGGAGCTCATGTTTTAGCAATGAGATTCAGTGAATAAAGATaacaatattaaatataaattgtGAATTCCAGTGTGGGAATAGTAGGCTGGTGTTCTGCTTCTGTGCTAAACccagattttttcctctccctgatCTTTTGCTGCCATTCCCACTTGTCTGTGGTGATAGTTTGAGCTCAGTGTCCTTGGTACCATCCAGGATGACAAACAGCATTCCTagctttccttttccagctgcaggtAGGAGCGCTGACCTCAGTCCTTCCCTGCCCTATTTCACCTTACAGCCACTTGGAAATAGTGTGGGTGGTGAAGCACATGGCACAAGGGACTCcctgagggatggagagaggagaaTGCCCTGGGAGCAATTCCActcaggaggaggaaaatagCTGATTTTATGGATATTATTCacccttccctttcccagttCTGTCACATCAGACAGAAGAGCAAACCTCATGAAATTTAAGAGCAGTAGCAGCTACTATTAGAACAAAGAAACCATGATTCTTTctaattttgaaagcaaaagtaACAAGTTAGCCATTGCAAACAGAGGCACGGATGCCTGAGAACAGTGAAACCCTGGTAGCTCACTCTTTGAGCTCTCCATGCTTACCTCAGCAGGAGAATTGATAATGGAGACCTGCAATCCATAGTGGAAGGTTCCAGTCATGCCCAGGACAAAAGCCAGGAGAAAAAGGTTGTAGCTCATTTTCttgcaggaaataaaaccagcaaacaaCAAACAGGTGCAGCTATCCAGACATGCCTCCAAATGTGCTGTATTTTCCTTGGGAGCTCCAGCAAGGTGAGCAGTGCCACACACCTGCCTCCTCTGAGACCAGGAGCAATCGGAAAGCACAGCTactgaggcacagggcagtgagagtgctgagcagaggcaaAGCCCACAGATGCCTCCCAGAATCCAGTTACACACTTCAGTGCTCCAGCCTTCAGCTTTGCCATCTTAATCTGCACTGTCATACTTGGGGGAGCATAGTGCAATGTGCAAAAGCTTTTTGTGAACAATTCCATCTATTtgtcctttctcctcctcctttcctacTTGTTATCTCACCTAAATGAATATGTTGCTCAGTGACTTGGCTGAGACTAGATAAACATGTGGGGATTGAAACTTTCATGGTTTATTCACCTTTTCTTAGAACTCTCTGGTAGGAGGTGTAAGAATTTAGGACTGCAATAGATGCACCCCAACCCCTCCCACTGCTCCCTCTTACTGGGGATATTCTGGCCAGCAACAGGAGAGTgatgctgctcctctgtgcctgGAATATTTCATGTTCAAACAACGACTGCCAAGCACTTCCAAGCCAGTTTCTAATCAGGGGAATGTCATTGCTTGAATGGGCATCAAACCTCTCCACACCAACTTACATGCAAAGGCAGTCATACCCACTTGCAGTCTGGGTCTTTGCTGATGCTTTCTTTGGCTACTGTggaaaaagttcatttttataTAGAGAAAGAGGAGCCTGAGATAATATTTCAACACATCACTTTGTATGGGAATAAATCACATGggactccattttcttcatggtggAAAAAGGCCATTTTTTATTCACATAACTCCttttttatacagttttacaGACCTCATGTGATACTCCAATTAGTTAATAGTTTTCTTGCCTATTACTTTATTGGTTAGTAACAAGTTGTTATTCTCTATTGATTGGTCACTTAAACTCTCAGTGTCTACCTGCAGGGAGAGTTGTTTGTgaaatagttttcatttttctatctaaCAGTGCAAGAACAGTTTATGCAGGAATAGATTGTTATGTTAACAAATTGCTCACACCTGGACTGCTTTCACATGGGAACTTGCAAAATGCTGGCTTTGACAAGGCCAGCCACTGATTCCAGGAGAGCAAGCTTGATTTTATGAAGCCTTTCTCTATGATTTTTCTACCTTAGTGCAACAATTTTGTTCTTTCACAGTGTTAAGGCTCCCTTTGGTTTTTCTGAAGTTCTTGCTGGTTCCTGATGcagctggggagctgtgtgctcctgccagggctctggggacagcaggagctgtgggagatGAGTAAAGGACAAGGAGGAAAGCACTGATGGAAGCCAAAGTCCAAGGACTGGTGCAAACTGGAGTGGGCTGGCTTGGACTCCTCAAGTGTTACTCTGGGTAATCAGTGATCACAACCACAGGAAAAGTTCTGACTGCTACCTTGAGCCTCAGCCCAGAAAAGCCCTTTGAAGCCCTACTTGGCCTGTGCATCCAGCTGACTGATAATTGACTCTTCAAGAGTAATGGTCAGTGGCTGAAAGTTCAAGTCTGCATCCCTATAATATATGGCAGATGCTAGGAAGGTTTAATGTCAGTTTGAAATCCTGACTGTAACATCTTTCATTTTAGCCATAATTTTTGAAGGGCAGTGTCCAAGATGGTTGTATTAAAAGGCTTTTACACGTTATTCAAACAGCTTAGGGGGGAATTGCCTCTCCTGGGGAGTGGCTGCCCTTGGTGGTTCCCCAGGCTGGGATGTTGGGTGTCCTTGGAAGAACCCCAACACCAGCTGGGTGCAAGTGAGAGCTGGCTTGTGCAGAGGAGCAGTGTTTGAGGACAGCAGCAGTACTAGTTTTCCCTAGTGTTGATGGTTATTAATTAATCCAACAGTGCACAATTATTTGATTTGCAAACAGTAGTATCAGCTGTGAGTCTCTGAGGATCACTTTTCAAGATGTGGTTTTGCCTAACACCTTATATAAGAAAATGTGAACAAGTGTCATAGATTTCTCAGTTGAAGGTGTTGTAATTCAGTATCATTAACCAACTTGTTAAATACTTCAATTAAAATTTAACAACTTAGACCAACTGAAATGTAACCACTGTTTGTGTTCGCTTAATCAGTTTATAGACCCCTGATTTCAGGCCacagtcagaaaaaaatgctggcATTCATGTTTTCTGCCACAGGACTGGCTGTAAAAGTCAGGAAGCCAAGTAAATGTGTAAATGTGTATCATTTCTGACCAAGCCTGTTTCATACTGCCAGGAGCAGATGGCCTCTGTCCTTGCAGGGCTCTGGGAAAATGCAGTCCTGACTcatgggagcagccacagcagtggcCAAGGGGAGCACCTCTGGACACTGGAGGACTTCTCTCTTCTCTGACCTTTATATTCCTTTATGCTCCTCTCCCTCAGCCCAGGCAATCTCCTCAGTCCATCCCTGCTTCCTACCCTGCAGTTCCCCCCTGATCCACTTCCCTGTCTCTTGTCCTTCCTCTGGTCCTCACCAAAGAATTACACTATATTTTGCCACCATCATTATAGTAATGGCActttttgctttcattctgtgtttcattctctccctctgctcctccctgctctctccaAACTATAGTAATGAAAAGTATCTCTCCAGTTCCCAATTCTATGGAGTCCTGCTCTTGATTGTCTTGTCTTAAAATCCTGCATACTTCAAAATCTCAGTGTTTTCCAAGAGCAGAGGTAGCTGCTCTTGCCCATGTCTATATATGAATGACTTCTGAAATAGCAACaaccacaaaggaaaaaatgtttctttttttttcttcatacatTATAAAATTTGGGTAGTGAAAGAGTATCacggacatattttatgaaaaatccttttgctaggatcttttctcctgagaagctgagaggcctcagaaatgaaatgtaaacaataattatctgctgctgtggaaggcaacaggtgcatctttgattggtctcatgtggttgtttttaattaatggccaatcacagtccagctgtctcagactctctggtcagtcacaagattttattatcattccattccttttaagccttctgatgaaatcctttcttctattcttttagtatagctttaatatataattttcttttaatataatatatatcataaaataacaaatcaagccttctgaaacatggagtcaagattctcatctcttccctcatcctgggacccccgtgaacaccaccacaaaagAGTTCTTGCACAGATTCCTCTTCTGAGAAATAGATCTGCTGCTCCACTCATGTCCAGCATGACACTAATACACTCCAGAAATGTTTACAGTCTTTTTATtcaaaaatgctgcatttttctttaaaatatagtTCAAAAATACACTGAAAGAAACTTTACCTACTTTTTTTGGAGAAATGTATTCTTCTTCGTTGTAAACATGAGCAGCGCTGTGCCTTTCAtacaaaggcaaaagaaaagagGTGGCttgagacttatgagattttGACTTTGAGAAGAAACTGGGAGAAACTTAACAGCCAGGCCAGTGCCTGTGCAAGGCCATGTTCAGTGAGGAGTGTTGCCCTGTTCTGTATCAGGTTAACAGAAAGAATCAATCTCACATCTGGCTCTGTCAATGAGCTCTGTGGAGAGAGCTGCAGAAACACTGGGGTGGGACCTGCAGATGCACACCCAAAACAAGCCATGCTCTCACCATGTTTAACATCAGCACAGGTGCAGAACCCTAAAGATGCACCAGCACCATCCGTGGGAGCAGAACAAATTAGAGAATTACTTGTCCTTTACAACGTAGGACTGGAAGACAGCAAACAAGCCATGAAGAAAACCAGTCCAGAATAAATAGTCTGCAAAACAATGCCCAAAAGTCTGTTGTGTAATAAGCCACTTAGCAAAGTACTAGAAGCTTTCTTTCTAATCCATCTGTCACATGTTTTTATAGCTGAAAATAATTAACTGCTCACTATTGCTTAACAAGTAGGGATCAATTTGAAATCACTTAATAACAGAAACAACGGGAGCACCAAGACAAGGTACTGAAAATTTCATCTGGTGTCTGAAACCAGAATTTAATCGCATTAATTTCTGTGTTAGAAAGCCCAGATTCAGGGGCAAGGAAAGAAGGACTTCTGAGATGGAAGTTACTGTTGAAGAAATTCTGAATAAATTTTCTAAATCATTACATGGTGTTGTATGATGATAAGAGAGTAAGGCATCATTCTGTCATTCTGATATGGATTCTAAAATATGCATGTGTTACTACTAAAAGCTGAGAACAGATTATGGAACTTTTGCTTGGATTTATAGGTTCAAGTGTATGTTTTCAAGGTGAACTTAAGAACCTAAGAGTAATAGATTGTCTCTAACTTCTCTCTTTGTGTCCCTGCAAgggcacagagccactgctgaATTCACTGCAGAATTCCCCCAGACAGcatcttcctttcttctgctACAATGACGTGGTTTTGATCTCCTCAGGGCCTTTATAGAAACCTCCACGGGTCTTAGTTTTGAAGTTCCTTTTCCCAAACTCCTCCGAGATTTCCAGGAAGGATTTTCCCTTTGtctcaggaaggaaaaaccaaacGTAGAGGGCAGTGCAGACACAGACCACAAGGAATGGGATGTAGCAGAAATGTGCTAGACTtttctgaggaggaggaaaaaacaagacAGTGTTGGTGACATTCTGTATGGTGACAGAAAGGCCACTAATCCCTCTTCCTGCCTAAAGTCACCCAGGGAGTATTTCTGTGAATCCTGGTGAGAGCCTCACATGCCTGGGTGCaacagctccccagcacagacTGGGAAATTTGACATAGCaagaacagtattttaaaatgtctttctcAGTGTTTCTACCTATATATCATTTCATGGCA includes these proteins:
- the LOC135454739 gene encoding solute carrier family 2, facilitated glucose transporter member 11-like isoform X2, giving the protein MSYNLFLLAFVLGMTGTFHYGLQVSIINSPAEYIQSFIHETWLKRYGSSPSADMVTLMWSLIVSIYSIGGLLGSSCAGFLCVRFGRKKAMLLSNIPALLGAALMGLSRLCGSFEMIIAGRLFSGVCGGLTQNVHIMYAGECAPRRLRGLIAITASTFSALGKFVGFALGLREVLGVEALWPVLLAANAVPVLFQLLTLPFFPDSPRYLLIDLKDKEACIKAVKQLWGDGDHMAEINDMVSEQRAIGGEKAKGVWDLLRDRAVRWQLITLLLVVSCIQLLGANVVYSYAYSIFTKAGIPPAQTHYVSLGIGTTEILSTVLCGFLIERAGRKTLLWKNYAVMALALGLLTVTLSLQDSFFWVPYCSVALVFIFIMSFGIGPGGVVCPLITEIFIQSYRPAAYVFNGVVNWIQLFILGLVFPFLVQGLGNFCFIIFLTYCLSMAIFVLLVLPETKGKTMLQVKEEFNRLNYRGKKGQAALEQSQCSVVTVTRL